In Sphaeramia orbicularis chromosome 1, fSphaOr1.1, whole genome shotgun sequence, a genomic segment contains:
- the tekt4 gene encoding tektin-4: MSSEVLVSRPHFDGRPVAQGVPQEEPPVDPDIPQPSSGSATAGYRSAKYTPGEWFSNYHTILQQAATDRGDAERIQRHSKTLSQDTEALTAQAQAEGTRLLGDRLQQIHYWKSELQQHIQQLQADTDALVAQKTRLERALDATEIPYAISTDNLTCRTRRPGPDLVRDTVEEELLKEVDLIKNVQALLRRTTAQVVSQIKSNRDAKKTLEFDWSDKFEAYSFDDLCGRYNNMSPDTKHHPSSANMQDQVCNPSSWTKFTQDNLTKAMQEEHASFSLRMLVERVLQDTTRDLRVQCSSVDQAFSQRCDELIEAKTQLEIRHTEILDQIGAQERNIVALQQAIHNKEAPLRVAQSRLYTRTLRPNMELCRDDPQLSLEAEEKQIHASVASLQQQLSEARASLSYLEESRMTMEKDISCKTHSLFIDRDKCMTQRKRYPNVSTLSGY; this comes from the exons atgagctCGGAGGTGTTAGTGTCCAGGCCGCACTTTGATGGCAGACCGGTGGCGCAAGGAGTCCCGCAGGAAGAGCCTCCTGTGGACCCGGACATCCCGCAGCCGTCCTCGGGTTCAGCCACCGCCGGGTACCGCTCTGCTAAATACACCCCGGGGGAGTGGTTCTCCAACTACCACACCATCCTCCAGCAGGCCGCCACCGACCGCGGGGATGCGGAGAGGATCCAGAGACACTCCAAAACTCTGAGCCAAGACACCGAGGCTCTGACTGCGCAGGCGCAGGCCGAGGGGACGCGTCTTCTGGGGGACAGACTACAACAGATCCACTACTGGAAGTCTGAGCTGCAGCAGCACATCCAGCAGCTGCAGGCCGACACTGACGCACTGGTGGCGCAAAAGACCCGCCTGGAGAGGGCGCTGGACGCAACTGAGATCCCGTACGCCATCTCCACAGACAATCTGACCTGCAGAACTAGAAGACCAGGGCCAGATCTGGTCCGAGACACTGTGGAGGAAGAGCTGCTGAAG GAAGTGGATCTGATCAAAAATGTCCAGGCTCTTCTGAGGAGAACTACAGCTCAGGTGGTGAGTCAGATAAA GTCGAACAGAGACGCAAAGAAGACTTTGGAGTTTGACTGGTCTGATAAGTTTGAGGCCTACAGCTTTGATGACCTCTGTGGACGGTACAATAACATGAGCCCAGACACAAAGCACCATCCCAGCTCAGCCAATATGCAGGacca GGTGTGTAATCCTTCCTCGTGGACCAAGTTCACACAGGACAACCTGACCAAGGCCATGCAGGAGGAACATGCCAGCTTCAGTCTCCG GATGCTGGTGGAGCGAGTGCTGCAGGACACCACCAGGGACCTTAGAGTCCAGTGCTCCAGTGTGGACCAGGCCTTCAGCCAGCGCTGTGATGAGCTGATAGAGGCCAAGACCCAGCTGGAGATCCGGCACACAGAG ATCCTGGATCAGATCGGGGCCCAGGAGAGGAACATTGTGGCTTTGCAGCAGGCCATACACAATAAAGAGGCTCCTCTGAGAGTGGCTCAGTCCAGACTTTACACCCGGACCCTCAGACCCAACATGGAGCTCTGCAGAGATGATCCCCAGCTCAG TTTGGAGGCGGAGGAGAAGCAGATTCATGCCTCTGTGGCGTCGCTGCAGCAGCAGCTGAGCGAGGCCAGAGCATCTCTGTCCTACCTGGAGGAGTCACGCATGACCATGGAGAAGGACATATCCTGTAAAACCCACTCACTCTTCATCGACAGAGACAAGTGTATGACCCAGCGTAAGCGCTATCCAAATGTGTCCACTCTGTCCGGATACTGA
- the LOC115417657 gene encoding lipopolysaccharide-induced tumor necrosis factor-alpha factor homolog, which yields MEAQEPPPSDIVCPLDEVFQSVLEIPPPPYTTPPLDEGVFQTVPERPPLPQVVIQQQQPPAVVPQAFQYTVQTQATQPGVNQMVVIPQSLPRDCPGQMQCPCCHNTVTTQISYKNGWVTWLIVATLFLFLCWPCFIIPFFVDSCKDVVHSCPICNNVIHIHKLGG from the exons ATGGAGGCTCAGGAACCTCCTCCTTCAGACATTGTTTGTCCTCTGGATGAGGTCTTTCAATCTGTCCTGGAAATACCTCCACCTCCATACACCACTCCTCCTCTGGATGAAGGAGTCTTTCAAACTGTCCCGGAAAGACCTCCACTACCTCAGGTTGtcatacaacaacaacaac CTCCAGCTGTAGTCCCACAGGCTTTCCAGTACACAGTCCAAACTCAGGCCACACAACCTGGTG tGAACCAGATGGTGGTGATTCCGCAGAGCTTACCAAGAGACTGCCCTGGACAGATGCAGTGTCCTTGCTGCCACAACACTGTAACGACGCAAATCTCATACAAGAATGGTTGGGTGACCTGGTTGATTGTTGCGacgctgtttttgttttt GTGCTGGCCTTGTTTCATAATCCCCTTCTTTGTGGATTCTTGCAAAGACGTGGTGCATTCCTGTCCCATCTGTAACAATGTCATCCACATTCATAAGTTAGGAGGCTAG